The sequence aacaacctttaaatttttcaatggtaaCCTTTTGTTAAAATGTCACCGGTGaataaattaactgcaattagaaatatacctcctttaatataaaataataattggggGAATGTAAGTAAGAACAGGACATGTTAATGGCTGCTTGAAGCACGTAGTTGCAAAGTGCTGGGTGATGGAGGTTATTTTAGGTCATATTATGCAGAATTGTAATCTCTTGAAATCActtttcattaatacatatagaatggtgcaaaatttaaaaataaaccataacATGAAGAACACATCGTCCTACATTATGAGTTAAATCTTATGGTTTATGAGTATGTCAATACTCATAAACCGTAAGATACATTTAACGATTGTTTCCCAGATtctatattacatttcattaaatttttttttttttttaaatatactttttcgtatatataatttaaaatccggaggtaaaatagtcccccgttcggatctccgggtggggactactaaggaaggggtcaccagaaaattaaaaaataacattctacgagtcggagcgtggaatgttagaagcttaaaaaaggttggtaggctagaaaatttaaaaagggaaatgggtaggacaaatttggatatagtaggaattagtgaggttcggtgggaagaggaaggcgacttttggtcaggtgattttagagtaattaactcagcgtcaaataatgggcaggcaggagtaggtttcgtgatgaacaagaagatagggaggagagtggagtatttcaaaacgcatagcgatagaatcattgtaataaggataaaatcaaaacctaaaccgacaacgattgttaacgtctatatgcctgcaagcgcccatgatgatgatgaggtagagtgtgtatacgaagagattgatgaagcaattaaacacgtaaaaggagatgaaaatttaataatagttggagattggaatgcaaacattggaaaaggcaaggaaggaaatatagtgggtgaatacgggctgggcaaaaggaatgaaagaggggaccgacttatagaattttgcacgaagtataatttagtaattgccaacacccgatttaaaaatcataatagaagaatatacacttggaaaaagccaggcgatactggaaggtatcagatagattatatcatggttaagcaaagatttagaaatcaactcgttgactgcaaaacttaccctggagcagacattgatagcgaccataatttggtgattatgaaatgtagattggggtttaaaaacctgaagaaaaggtgtcagatgaatcagtggaatttagagaagcttgaggaagaggaggtaaagaagatttttgaggaggacatcgcaagaggtctgagtaaaaaagatacggtagaaaatgtagaagaagaatgggagaatgtgaaaaaggaaattcttaaatcagcagaagcaaacttaggcggaataaagagaactagtagaaaaccttgggtttcagacgatatattgcagctgatggatgaacgtagagaatataagaatgatagtgatgaagaaagtaaaaggaactatcggcaattaagaagtGCTATAAACAGGACGTGCAAACTGgtaaaagaagagtggattaaagaaaagtgttcagaagtggaaagagaaatgaacattggtaaaattgacggagcatacaggaaagttaaggaaaattttggggcacataaattaaaatctaataatgtgttaaacaaagatggtacaccaatatataatacgaaaggtaaagtcgatagatgggtagaatatattgaagagttatacggaggaaatgaattagaaaatggtgttagaggaagaagaggaagttgaggaggatgaaatgggagaaacaatactgagatctgaatttaagagagcattaaaagatttaaatggcagaaaggctcctggcatagacggaatacctgtagaattactgcgcagtgcaggtgaggaagcgattgatagattatacaaactggtgtgtaatatttatgaaaatggggaatttccatcagacttcaaaaaaagtgttatagttatgataccaaagaaagcaggggcagataaatgtgaagaatacagaacaattagtttaactagtcacgcatcaaaaatcttaactagaattttatacagaagaattgagaggagagtggaagaagtgttaggagaagaccaatttggtttcaggaaaagtatagggacaagggaagcaattttaggcctcagattaatagtagaaggaagattaaagaaaaacaaaccaacatagttggcgtttatagacctagaaaaggctttcgataacgtagattggaataaaatgttcagcattttaaaaaaattagggttcaaatacagagatagaagaacaattgctaacatgtacaggaaccaaacagcaaaaataacaattgaagaacataagaaagaagccctaataaaaaagggagtccgacaaggatgttccctatctccgttactttttaatctttacatggaactagcagttaatgatgttaaagaacaatttagattcggagtaacagtacaaggtgaaaagataaagatgctacgttttgctgatgatatagtaattctagccgagagtaaaaaggatttagaagaaacaatgaacggcatagatgaagtcctacgcaagaactatcgcatgaaaataaacaagaacaatacaaaagtaatgaaatgtagtagaaataacaaagatggaccgctgaatgtgaaaataggaggagaaaagattatggaggtagaagaattttgttatttgggaagtaaaattactaaagatggacgaagcaggagcgatataaaatgccgaatagcacaagctaaacgagccttcagtaagaaatataatttgtttacatcaaaaattaatttaaatgtcaggaaaagatttttgaaagtgtatgtttggagtgtcgctttatatggaagtgaaacttggacgatcggagtatctgagaagaaaagattagaagcttttgaaatgcggtgctgtaggagaatgttaaaaatcagatgggtggataaagtgacaaatgaagaggtattgcggcaaatagatgaagaaagaagcatttggaaaaatatagctaaaagaagacagacttataggccacatactaaggcatcctggaatagtcgctttaatattggaaggacaggtagaaggaaaaaattgtgtaggcaggccacgtttggaatatgtaaaacaaattgttagggatgtaggatgtagagggtatactgaaatgaaacgactagcactagatagggaatcttggagagctgcatcaaaccagtcaaatgactgaagacaaaaaaaaaaaaaaaaaaaaataattttaaatattttaaataatcatggtGACCAAAGTTTTATTAATCCTGATTTTACAGAACTATcttataaaatcgtttttttcaatttcttagtttaattaacaaagaataaatgtaacagataaataaataattattattaaaaaaatgtcttgcGTACCAAATTCAACAAGTTCACAAAGGCTTGTGTCATCAACTTTAAGTAAAGCTAATTCATGCTGTGTTTCTTCAAGAATTTTTCTAGCTTCAGaatgtttattttgatgaaataaaacgaTACCTTGAAGTAAATGTAATCTCATTAGAAGTGCTGactcatttcttaaaaaaaaaaaaaaaaaaaatatttaaataaatataattacaaatagcatgagaaaatgttaaaagattttcCAGCAGATAAATTTAATCAGCTAGGAAATTTTGACAGGTGAATGAAAccgttctgaaaattttaattacaaaatataaaaatgggtaaatacatcttaataaatgattaaaaaatgtagtttgctTAAAAACTGCTATAGgtcttgttaaattttacattaggaaaaagatattatatttttcccTTTACGTCATTAATACAAATtccataaacaatttaaattcccTGTACActatttttgcagaaaaattacACAATGATGTAACAGGGATgataaaatttcatgattatgTTTCTTAGTtgattataaaactaaacaaaattagtgaaactaaataaggtttttattttaaaggtgaataaatatatagttagAATCTTGCAATTTTATGTTCCATGCTAACtgtctacttaaataaaaataatattttcaaaacttataaatatttataaataacaggaTAACCccagtaaaaaaatgttgattcatattttataattatgataatgtaCTACTATGCCAGTTTTGAGATTGAATTGTATCAAATATCAGCTCCCTGGCAAATCATTAAgttacaataactaatataagTGTAAGTTAAatgagaataaaagaaaatatacaaaaaaaaaaaataccccgtAAATCATaaacttaatagaaatttttcccAGTATATAAATTCTTgcttcaaaaaagttttataaggATAAAACCATAGTATGTAGTGAAGTTAAAATAggatttgcaaaataaaaaaaaaaaattattttaaccatctTTTTTTTCCAATCCGattcaaaactgaataaaaaagtaagatgCTAATAAACAGCAGAATTAATAATGCATGTAGTGAATTGAAGAGATTTAGCTGcagaatgaaaatgaataaaagttaaaattaaaatgttaaagttaaagttaaaattagaGTACAAATGAGGTTGTCAATTTTAACTGATTGTGAAAAATCCAATCaatgccaaaaataattttacagtatgcAACATTATAACCACTGTTAGTACGGACACTGAATATAAATTAACCGATGACTTTTGATTAGTTACTTTCgctatatttatagtttttttccagttattttactgtaatatttgcaataaatattcaatgaaattaataactgcaAAGTATGATGTTCAAAGTGTACCTGCTAGGCAATAACTTGGTAAGTAATGTCCCTAATCAACACTCTTCCAATGATTATACTGACTATCATTTAATGTAGGTGCTGATTTTAAAACAgaatgatttatgaaaaattataaatgctgtTTTGCCTAACAGCAAGAACAACAAAAGTTACTGCTggaatattctgtaaaaattggaaaaaatacatAGATGAATTATGAAAAGGTTAAGTAGAAATAGAATACTACTTTGTTTTTGCTTGACCAATGAAGTAAGCATTTACAAATTCAACACTGCTGTGCGTAATCCTGAAACTAaccaattagtaaaaaaaaaaagattctgatgTATGCATGAGTTATCAGAATACACTAATAAAGTTTACTCTGATGGGAAAAAAGCAGTTTGTTCAGTGGTCATGCAATAAACCTAATTGCTGAAGTAATTATGACGAAAAAGTCTCCTAAAAAGATGAAAGTGAACAAATCTGACAATAGTCTGTATTCTAAAATGCAGAATAATTAGtcttactctttattttatttaattttgacaaaatacaTCTCTATTTACGACAAGTGACTGGTAAaccaatgttgtaaaaaaaatatgggggaaactttattaaaatttacaaataaaaaattacttttaacattttatcataaatgacACTACTTTaagggaagaattaaaaaaagttctgttatttTCATAGACTATCCTagaattgttttttctctaaaacaaaagagaaattaacaaaataaaagaaaaaaaacataatatttttttttaaaaattatgacaaaatttttcaggTATATTTTATTCTGCCATGGATTTAAGAGAACTTAAAAGAGTTTGGCCAAAACATTCAATGATctgaagaatgtgggtttcaaaatagttggCCTCCAtcctaaaaataatagttataactggttatctATCCTTCATATGGGCAAAATTTTACTTTGCTCGGTTTTTAGTGTTACCCAACAAACACCAATAGATATGACCACACTTCATTTCTAatttcttaattgattttattttttttttgttttttagtcaagtaactggaagcagatgcagccagttgtgttacacatacaataacagtggctgtgttggttaaaTCACCACATCGTACACAATCGCACCTCTTAAAAACTGGAAATTCTAAAAAACCTGAaagtgatttttagatatttatcttaagagtatttgcaagacccggtctagtgaatatcttgtttagtatagttggaaatgagaaaaatttgcaagaattgtcaaaacttttttcacttttcgTTACTACTTCAagattgaattttgtaaaatctagaattggattttagatatttacataaaatttacacacaaaaaatctggttgatttcttcatttgttaccaagaaagtacaataaaaaaaaaaggctcttcaaaaataaattttaaatccattttaaccctttaacatggagattaaaaaatctaaaaattagctttaaaacattcacatgaagattagacacactaaaaatcaagttgttatcatttgttactgaaaattaaaaaaaaaaattgtaaatttcattgatactccatttcaaccctttaaacttggaatttaaaaaaatcaatatacaaattttcattaatttatcttcagtagtttttactagGTGTTAATGAATCAGCCAGttaggacaagttgctttatagttacagaagatataaatattcaatatttatacaaatatttactacaaaaatattggtatgtttataaaaacacaggttatttaaaaaaaaacaaaattttatttgatgatcCAGGTCAATTGTTGAATCAGAatctcttagaaaaaaaaacattttatttcaaaatttaaccgATTATATTTGGCATTTAAATCACCTCTTTGGTGGACAtactttttatgattaaattaatgataagcctcagaaatattttttctctacagaataatttaaaacattaatataagcaggtttaaaaaaatcctaagtTTTTAAagctaaatcaaataaatattaaaaacaagagGGCTGACTAccagaaaaattaacatttctaaactgtttttgaaaaaaattaccaagagGAAAATGCAgacaatctataaaaaaagataagtgcactttttaactgcttaataatcatcatcaataataaagttttcagaaactATTGCACTGACACAACTTATACATTACTTCCTTTCACACGTCACTACAATTATAGATAAGGAGTTTCCTTAGGAAATCCTGAGTATGTTTCATGCTTCTAAACTTTAATTTCTgagtaaaaaacatatatatatgctgcCTATTGTCATCTTTAAGAAGTATACATTTCTTGCTAGAGGGTATTTGATATCACTCCTCAAacccttattttataatttattttttatttccttgtacgaagtaaaggaagtattgtgattgcaaaaaatttcagttttcagaattcaacaaaaatatccattttgatcatccctgaatccattttgactagttttggcatgatgtctgtacatacatatgtatttcgcataactcaaaaatgattagctgtatgatgttgaaattttggatttaggtctgtagtaacatctagttgtgcacccctccccttttgattgcaattgactgaaagtgtccaaaaaagcccaaaatcccaaaaaaaaattggattttggggttatttccattggttccagagttatagtcaaattaaattttaattaatgaaatatttggatcttaaaaggggaaggcacatcagtttgaatcagacttcatctccaattttttaactttttattttaatttaaatatattgatttattaataattattaatatctgatcgtaaaaaaaaatataataaataataattcaataataacaataaaaaaaagacaagttattaatgaaataaaattttatgcatttttcatttaaaaaaatgtatatatgtaatttagtaggcatacaaggaagtcatgtggtgtctagatcaattttttttcagtcggATATGTACAAAGATATCTCTCAACCCTATTCCAGTGACTTCCATTTCCAATCTGGGAGTTACACAATAATTGTAATCGGCGACTATAATACAATTTGGATGAGGCTGGGTTTCCTTCATCTACTTAAGTATACCTTTATGAAATAATCATTGAATAGATAGAATGATCTACCTTGTTCTAGTATTAAACTAATCAACTTACCAGAACTTCCTTTTAAAGCTACAACTCTTTCCAAGTTAGGTCCATAACTATATCTGAATTTTGATTCGCATATTTTCAATCTTTCTTCAGCGTCTGGTAACTGggtaacatttttcaaacaaagaTAACACCATGCAATATCCAAATTAAG comes from Lycorma delicatula isolate Av1 chromosome 3, ASM4794821v1, whole genome shotgun sequence and encodes:
- the LOC142321101 gene encoding NEDD8 ultimate buster 1-like, which codes for MALHEKGKAALKKDEFALALIFLLEAVKEFSSCNSQLLNSVDNYALLNLDIAWCYLCLKNVTQLPDAEERLKICESKFRYSYGPNLERVVALKGSSEMSQHF